Proteins encoded in a region of the Tripterygium wilfordii isolate XIE 37 chromosome 21, ASM1340144v1, whole genome shotgun sequence genome:
- the LOC119989153 gene encoding uncharacterized protein LOC119989153 isoform X1, translating to MSMEKIFGSLLWKGWRILEQLAPAEVTEHSYLIELEGCLSLVAMDDEDVTVDIWILRNFGESNWEKRSSGIVPFSNYECLSSVASWNSEKIFITSEHYFILHKTWGELDLAENFGWNTSVVFTYTESFSNAVVTWIQSIGQVWSMKEKMIFSSK from the exons ATGTCAATGGAGAAGATTTTTGGTTCGCTGCTTTGGAAAGGCTGGAGAATTTTAGAACAATTAGCCCCTGCAGAGGTCACTGAGCACTCATATTTAATTGAGCTTGAAGGCTGTTTATCCCTTGTTGCTATGGACGACGAAGATGTAACTGTTGATATATGGATTTTAAGAAACTTCGGTGAGTCTAATTGGGAAAAGAGGAGCAGTGGCATTGTTCCATTTTCAAATTATGAATGTCTTTCCTCTGTGGCTTCTTGGAATAGTGAAAAAATATTCATCACTTCAGAGCACTACTTTATCTTACATAAGACTTGGGGGGAGCTTGATCTTGCTGAGAATTTTGGCTGGAATACTTCGGTTGTGTTTACGTATACAGAAAGCTTCTCCAAT GCCGTGGTCACTTGGATCCAAAGCATAGGACAAGTTTGGTCAATGAAGGAGAAGATGATCTTTTC AAGCAAGTGA
- the LOC119989153 gene encoding uncharacterized protein LOC119989153 isoform X2 encodes MSMEKIFGSLLWKGWRILEQLAPAEVTEHSYLIELEGCLSLVAMDDEDVTVDIWILRNFGESNWEKRSSGIVPFSNYECLSSVASWNSEKIFITSEHYFILHKTWGELDLAENFGWNTSVVFTYTESFSNAVVTWIQSIGQVWSMKEKMIFS; translated from the exons ATGTCAATGGAGAAGATTTTTGGTTCGCTGCTTTGGAAAGGCTGGAGAATTTTAGAACAATTAGCCCCTGCAGAGGTCACTGAGCACTCATATTTAATTGAGCTTGAAGGCTGTTTATCCCTTGTTGCTATGGACGACGAAGATGTAACTGTTGATATATGGATTTTAAGAAACTTCGGTGAGTCTAATTGGGAAAAGAGGAGCAGTGGCATTGTTCCATTTTCAAATTATGAATGTCTTTCCTCTGTGGCTTCTTGGAATAGTGAAAAAATATTCATCACTTCAGAGCACTACTTTATCTTACATAAGACTTGGGGGGAGCTTGATCTTGCTGAGAATTTTGGCTGGAATACTTCGGTTGTGTTTACGTATACAGAAAGCTTCTCCAAT GCCGTGGTCACTTGGATCCAAAGCATAGGACAAGTTTGGTCAATGAAGGAGAAGATGATCTTTTCGTG A
- the LOC119989153 gene encoding uncharacterized protein LOC119989153 isoform X3 codes for MSMEKIFGSLLWKGWRILEQLAPAEVTEHSYLIELEGCLSLVAMDDEDVTVDIWILRNFEHYFILHKTWGELDLAENFGWNTSVVFTYTESFSNAVVTWIQSIGQVWSMKEKMIFSWLQSITSHVFLLFANFSFQISYTIFYCEQQGW; via the exons ATGTCAATGGAGAAGATTTTTGGTTCGCTGCTTTGGAAAGGCTGGAGAATTTTAGAACAATTAGCCCCTGCAGAGGTCACTGAGCACTCATATTTAATTGAGCTTGAAGGCTGTTTATCCCTTGTTGCTATGGACGACGAAGATGTAACTGTTGATATATGGATTTTAAGAAACTTCG AGCACTACTTTATCTTACATAAGACTTGGGGGGAGCTTGATCTTGCTGAGAATTTTGGCTGGAATACTTCGGTTGTGTTTACGTATACAGAAAGCTTCTCCAAT GCCGTGGTCACTTGGATCCAAAGCATAGGACAAGTTTGGTCAATGAAGGAGAAGATGATCTTTTCGTGGTTGCAATCAATTACCTCTCATGTTTTCCTTCTGTTTGctaatttttctttccaaatttcTTATACCATTTTTTATTGTGAACAACAAGGGTGGTAG
- the LOC119989951 gene encoding putative multidrug resistance protein has protein sequence MGGKDSMFRYADGKDKLLMVLGTLGSVGDGMQYPITMFVLSHLINDFGKPGSGLSNDIVDKYALRLLYVAFGVGFSAFVGGFCWTRTAERQTSRMRMEYLKSVLRQEVGFFDTQETGSSTTFQVVSTISNDSNSIQVAICDKIPNCITFLSTFFFCLVVAFVLSWKLALAAIPLSIMFIIPCLVFGKFMMDVVMKTIESYAVAGGIAEQAISSIRTVYSYVGERQTLKKFSNALEKTLELGIKQGFAKGLMMGSMGIMYVGWAFQAFVGTYLVTEKGEKGGNIFVAGINVIMGGLSVLGALPNLTAITEAMVAATKIFEMIDRVPAIDSDDKKGKALSYVRGEIEFKDIYFIYPSRPDTPILQGLNLRIPAGKTVGLVGGSGSGKSTTIALLQRFYDPVEGEILLDGHKIRKLQLKWLRSHMGLVSQEPVLFATTIKENIMFGKEGATMDEVEAAAKAANAHEFITKLPEGYDTNVGQFGFQMSGGQKQRIAIARSLIRDPKILLLDEATSALDAQSERMVQEAIDKASRGRTTITIAHRLSTIRAAHLIVVFKAGRVIESGSHNELMEINDEEGGEYFRMVQLQQTALQNEASSDSNPTMDTRSFYKMFVAPSPLSVRSSAPSTPTFNPFSPALSMGTPYSYSIQTDPRDLSEEDYLEKLNQPSPSQWRLLKMNAPEWRRGLIGCLAAIGSGAVQPINAYCVGSLISIYFRTDKSEIKHKSRILSLVFLGIAVLNFTTSLLQHYNFAVMGERMTKRIREKLLQNLLTFEIGWFDDEENTSASICARLATEANIVRSLVGDRMSLLAQAIFGSIFAYALGLVLSWRLALVMIAVQPLVVGSYFSRSVLMKSMAVKAQKAQKEGSQLASEAVINHRTITAFSSQKRILGLFRATLRGPKEESVRHSWLSGFGLFSSQFLATAFTALAFWYGGRLLIKRLITPEHLFQAFLILLFTAYVIAEAGSMTNDISKGSNAIRSVFAILDRKSEIDPYQSYGQDKKETIKGRVDLRNVFFAYPARPDQMIFRGLNLKIDAGKTVALVGQSGSGKSTIIGLIERFYDPLNGVVFIDEKDVKSYNLRMLRSQIALVSQEPTLFAGTIRENIAYGKENAKESEIKKAAVIANAHEFISGMKDGYDTNCGERGVQLSGGQKQRVALARAILKNPSILLLDEATSALDSVSESLVQEALEKMMIGRTCIIVAHRLSTIQKSNSIAVIKNGKVAEQGSHNELISLGNNGAYYSLIKLQSGNSSYR, from the exons ATGGGGGGTAAAGATAGCATGTTTCGATACGCAGACGGCAAGGACAAGTTGTTGATGGTGTTAGGGACCTTAGGCAGCGTTGGAGATGGAATGCAGTACCCTATTACCATGTTTGTTCTTAGCCATCTGATCAATGACTTTGGAAAACCTGGTAGCGGTTTGTCTAATGATATTGTTGACAAG TATGCACTGAGGCTGCTCTATGTTGCATTTGGAGTTGGTTTTTCAGCATTTGTTG GAGGATTTTGTTGGACAAGAACAGCAGAAAGACAGACATCTCGGATGAGAATGGAATACCTGAAATCGGTCCTCAGGCAAGAAGTCGGTTTCTTTGACACCCAAGAAACTGGATCTTCCACTACCTTTCAAGTTGTATCAACAATCTCCAACGATTCCAACTCGATCCAAGTTGCTATATGTGATAAG ATACCAAACTGCATTACATTCTTGTCAACCTTTTTCTTCTGCCTCGTAGTTGCCTTCGTGCTGTCATGGAAACTAGCATTGGCAGCTATTCCATTGTCGATAATGTTCATCATTCCATGCCTTGTATTCGGGAAGTTCATGATGGATGTGGTGATGAAGACTATTGAATCTTATGCTGTCGCCGGTGGGATTGCAGAACAAGCCATTTCTTCGATAAGAACTGTATATTCATATGTTGGGGAGcgccaaacactcaaaaagtTCAGCAATGCACTCGAGAAGACTTTGGAGTTGGGAATAAAACAAGGATTCGCGAAAGGCTTGATGATGGGGAGTATGGGAATAATGTATGTTGGTTGGGCCTTTCAGGCTTTTGTTGGGACTTACTTGGTCACTGAAAAGGGAGAAAAGGGTGGCAACATCTTTGTTGCCGGAATCAATGTCATCATGGGAGGACT GAGTGTATTGGGTGCACTTCCGAATCTAACTGCTATAACAGAAGCAATGGTTGCTGCAACCAAGATTTTCGAAATGATTGATCGAGTACCGGCAATAGATTCTGATGATAAAAAGGGAAAGGCTTTATCCTATGTAAGAGGAGAAATTGAATTCAAAGACATCTACTTCATCTATCCGTCGAGACCTGATACGCCAATCTTACAAGGGTTGAATCTTAGAATTCCGGCAGGTAAGACTGTCGGTCTCGTTGGGGGGAGTGGCTCCGGAAAATCCACAACCATTGCATTACTCCAACGATTCTACGACCCTGTTGAAGGAGAAATTTTATTGGATGGACATAAGATAAGGAAACTTCAGCTAAAATGGCTGAGATCACATATGGGTCTAGTCAGTCAAGAACCAGTCCTCTTTGCGACGACtataaaagaaaacataatgttTGGGAAGGAAGGAGCTACAATGGATGAAGTGGAAGCTGCTGCAAAGGCTGCAAATGCACATGAATTCATCACTAAGTTACCCGAGGGATACGACACTAAT GTTGGCCAATTTGGTTTTCAAATGTCAGGAGGGCAAAAGCAGCGGATCGCCATTGCAAGGTCTCTGATAAGGGACCCAAAAATATTGTTACTTGATGAAGCCACTAGTGCATTGGATGCACAGTCTGAAAGAATGGTTCAGGAAGCAATTGATAAGGCATCTAGAGGGAGGACAACAATCACCATTGCACACCGCCTTTCCACTATCCGAGCAGCGCATCTGATTGTAGTTTTCAAAGCTGGAAGAGTAATTGAATCAGGTTCTCATAATGAACTAATGGAGATAAATGACGAAGAGGGCGGAGAGTACTTCCGGATGGTGCAATTGCAGCAGACGGCATTGCAAAATGAAGCATCCAGTGATTCCAATCCTACAATGGACACAAGAAGTTTCTATAAGATGTTTGTGGCACCGAGCCCGTTGAGTGTGAGGTCCAGCGCTCCAAGCACACCAACATTTAACCCGTTTAGCCCCGCGCTCTCTATGGGAACCCCGTATTCATATTCAATCCAAACTGATCCCAGAGATCTAAGTGAAGAAGATTACTTAGAGAAGCTAAATCAACCTTCTCCTTCACAGTGGCGTTTGCTTAAGATGAATGCACCTGAATGGCGAAGAGGCTTGATTGGATGCTTGGCTGCAATAGGCTCTGGTGCAGTCCAACCAATAAATGCTTACTGTGTAGGATCACTTATATCGATTTACTTTCGTACTGACAAGTCCGAGATCAAGCACAAATCCAGAATCTTgtctctagtgttcttagggATTGCTGTGCTCAACTTCACCACCAGTCTTCTCCAGCATTACAATTTTGCAGTTATGGGAGAAAGGATGACCAAAAGGATTAGGGAGAAACTGCTTCAAAACCTTCTGACTTTTGAGATAGGATGGTTCGATGATGAGGAGAACACAAGTGCATCCATTTGTGCAAGGTTAGCAACAGAAGCTAACATTGTCCGGTCCCTCGTTGGGGATCGTATGTCATTGCTGGCTCAAGCAATCTTTGGTTCTATTTTCGCCTATGCACTCGGACTCGTACTTTCATGGAGGCTAGCACTTGTGATGATTGCAGTGCAACCATTAGTTGTTGGGAGCTATTTCTCAAGAAGTGTACTGATGAAAAGTATGGCAGTAAAAGCACAAAAAGCACAAAAGGAAGGAAGCCAACTAGCTAGTGAAGCTGTCATCAACCATAGAACTATAACCGCCTTCTCTTCCCAGAAACGAATCCTGGGGCTCTTCCGAGCCACGTTGAGAGGTCCTAAAGAGGAGAGTGTAAGGCACTCTTGGTTGTCAGGTTTTGGTCTCTTTAGCTCCCAATTTTTAGCCACAGCATTTACAGCACTTGCTTTCTGGTATGGGGGGAGGCTCTTAATAAAAAGGTTGATTACTCCGGAGCATCTATTCCAGGCATTTTTGATATTATTGTTCACTGCTTATGTCATTGCAGAAGCTGGAAGCATGACCAATGATATATCTAAAGGAAGCAACGCCATTCGATCAGTTTTTGCAATTCTAGACAGAAAGAGTGAGATTGATCCATACCAGTCATATGGACAAGAcaagaaagaaacaataaaGGGTCGCGTGGATCTCAGAAATGTCTTCTTTGCATATCCAGCTAGACCTGATCAAATGATCTTTAGGGGCCTAAACCTTAAAATTGATGCAGGGAAGACAGTAGCCTTGGTAGGGCAGAGTGGTTCAGGCAAATCTACCATTATTGGACTTATAGAGCGGTTTTATGATCCGTTAAATGGGGTTGTATTCATTGATGAAAAGGATGTAAAGAGCTATAATTTGAGAATGCTGAGGTCTCAGATTGCATTGGTCAGTCAAGAGCCAACCCTTTTTGCAGGAACCATCCGCGAAAACATCGCATATGGTAAAGAGAATGCTAAAGAATCAGAGATAAAGAAGGCTGCAGTAATCGCAAATGCTCATGAGTTCATAAG TGGAATGAAAGACGGGTACGACACAAACTGTGGAGAGAGAGGAGTTCAGCTATCTGGAGGTCAGAAGCAAAGAGTCGCACTTGCTCGTGCGATACTGAAGAACCCATCAATCCTCCTACTGGATGAGGCCACCAGTGCACTTGACAGTGTATCTGAAAGCTTAGTTCAAGAGGCACTTGAGAAGATGATGATTGGCAGGACATGTATCATTGTTGCTCACCGGTTATCAACGATTCAGAAATCCAACTCTATTGCTGTTATCAAGAATGGAAAAGTTGCGGAACAAGGTTCACATAATGAGCTGATTTCCTTGGGCAATAATGGAGCTTATTACTCTCTGATAAAGCTGCAGAGTGGCAACTCCTCTTATCGGTAA
- the LOC119989649 gene encoding protein NDR1-like — translation MRGASGGGPCCCKFILTSGLTALFLWLSLSHSNPQCSIREFYIPALNKTLNSTKNTTLYFELKLSNPNKEKGIYYDPLNLTFFDSTNRSHALGRTIVYGFYQGHQKKALKSGNIDFGEAVFRAVSSNGSAVFRVDMVTKVRFKLMIWFKTKRKTIWVGADVQVNDQGSKVNPKDVKLKSMAPVIEGKLRILVNLFALILLNL, via the coding sequence ATGCGGGGCGCTTCTGGTGGTGGCCCGTGCTGTTGCAAGTTCATACTCACTTCAGGCCTAACAGCTCTGTTTTTGTGGCTAAGCCTGAGTCATTCAAATCCCCAGTGTTCAATCCGGGAATTCTACATTCCTGCCCTTAACAAAACCTTAAACTCCACAAAAAACACCACCCTCTACTTTGAGCTCAAACTATCTAAtcccaacaaagaaaaaggcaTCTACTATGATCCCCTGAATTTGACATTCTTTGATAGTACTAACAGGAGTCACGCCTTGGGGAGAACTATTGTTTATGGGTTTTATCAGGGTCACCAGAAGAAGGCCTTGAAGAGCGGCAATATTGACTTTGGGGAGGCGGTTTTCCGGGCTGTTTCGAGTAATGGGTCGGCGGTTTTCCGGGTGGATATGGTGACTAAAGTTAGGTTTAAGCTCATGATTTGGTTTAAAACCAAGAGGAAGACGATCTGGGTTGGGGCTGATGTTCAAGTCAATGACCAAGGGAGTAAAGTTAATCCCAAAGATGTCAAGCTCAAGTCCATGGCACCAGTTATTGAAGGGAAATTGAGGATTTTGGTAAATttatttgctttgattttgCTAAACTTGTGA